Proteins encoded within one genomic window of Brachybacterium muris:
- a CDS encoding PepSY domain-containing protein, which yields MTVTTRRLVRSAAGTAFVLALAVGCGAGDDQAETPAEQPQQTQQTDDTGASDGGGAAEESPAASDGGGAAAADSDLPADADLATTELPIPAEDAVQRALDAAGGGDVHTVTIDHDRRNGWEWEIEIRNGTEEHDIELSAITGEVIEHERDQDDDGEPAVDVTSPMPYAEAIELALGAQDGRVSGWSLDSDDGRVHYGVDIMPAGSNDDVDVVVDVETKDVRIDD from the coding sequence ATGACCGTGACCACTCGTCGACTCGTCCGCTCCGCCGCCGGCACGGCGTTCGTCCTCGCTCTTGCTGTCGGCTGCGGCGCCGGGGACGACCAGGCCGAGACCCCCGCCGAGCAGCCTCAGCAGACCCAGCAGACCGACGACACCGGTGCCTCCGATGGTGGCGGTGCCGCCGAGGAATCCCCGGCCGCCTCCGACGGCGGTGGCGCCGCCGCGGCTGATTCCGATCTCCCGGCCGACGCCGACCTCGCCACCACCGAGCTGCCGATCCCTGCGGAGGACGCCGTGCAGCGCGCCCTCGACGCCGCCGGCGGCGGTGACGTGCACACGGTGACCATCGACCACGACCGCCGCAACGGCTGGGAGTGGGAGATCGAGATCCGCAACGGCACCGAGGAGCACGACATCGAGCTCAGCGCCATCACCGGCGAGGTCATCGAGCACGAGCGCGACCAGGACGACGACGGCGAGCCCGCCGTGGACGTCACCTCCCCGATGCCCTACGCGGAGGCCATCGAGCTGGCCCTCGGCGCTCAGGACGGCCGGGTCTCCGGCTGGTCCCTGGACTCCGATGACGGCCGCGTGCACTACGGGGTCGACATCATGCCGGCCGGCTCGAACGACGACGTGGACGTCGTGGTCGACGTGGAGACCAAGGACGTGCGCATCGACGACTGA
- a CDS encoding PRC and DUF2382 domain-containing protein, giving the protein MTFQGNIRDLQRANVIDSTGDKVGSVGQVYVTNEGQDPSWVTVNTGLFGTKETFIPLSDAQITDGDIRVPYEKSFIKDAPNIDEDGEISQEQEAELYRYYGVQDPSRGTGTLDAGDRTDRTVGNDHADLDDTHRGTAAGVGAAGAGAGVDRDHDRRDGVDRDRRDGVDGDGVTLHEERLNVGTEQRETGKARLRKYVVTETEQVEVPVQREELVVERTPATGEDRGGTLGEDETTVTLHEERPVVEKETVATENVKVGKRTVTDTETVTEQVGHEEVDVQTGFDKDGYDRDGFNRDGVNREGVRRDDRV; this is encoded by the coding sequence ATGACTTTTCAGGGCAACATCCGAGACCTGCAGCGCGCGAACGTCATCGACTCCACCGGTGACAAGGTCGGCTCCGTCGGCCAGGTGTACGTGACCAATGAGGGCCAGGACCCGTCGTGGGTCACGGTCAACACCGGTCTGTTCGGCACCAAGGAGACCTTCATCCCCCTGTCCGACGCGCAGATCACCGATGGTGACATCCGCGTCCCCTACGAGAAGTCCTTCATCAAGGACGCCCCGAACATCGACGAGGACGGCGAGATCTCGCAGGAGCAGGAGGCCGAGCTGTACCGCTACTACGGCGTCCAGGATCCCTCGCGCGGCACCGGCACCCTCGATGCCGGCGACCGCACCGATCGCACCGTGGGCAACGACCACGCCGACCTCGACGACACCCACCGTGGCACCGCCGCGGGCGTTGGCGCTGCCGGCGCAGGCGCCGGTGTGGACCGCGATCACGACCGTCGTGACGGCGTGGACCGCGACCGTCGTGACGGTGTGGACGGCGACGGCGTCACCCTCCACGAGGAGCGCCTGAACGTCGGCACCGAGCAGCGGGAGACCGGCAAGGCACGCCTGCGCAAGTACGTGGTCACCGAAACCGAGCAGGTCGAGGTTCCCGTGCAGCGCGAGGAGCTGGTCGTCGAGCGCACCCCCGCCACCGGTGAGGACCGTGGCGGCACCCTCGGCGAGGACGAGACCACCGTGACCCTCCACGAGGAGCGCCCCGTGGTCGAGAAGGAGACCGTCGCCACCGAGAACGTGAAGGTCGGCAAGCGCACCGTCACCGACACCGAGACCGTCACCGAGCAGGTGGGTCACGAGGAGGTCGACGTGCAGACCGGCTTCGACAAGGACGGCTACGACCGCGACGGCTTCAACCGTGACGGTGTGAACCGTGAGGGCGTCCGCCGCGACGACCGCGTCTGA
- a CDS encoding NADP-dependent isocitrate dehydrogenase produces the protein MARIIYTHTDEAPMLATASFLPILEAFSTTAGIDVTTRDISLAGRILAAFTDLLPEDQRVDDALAELGDLAKTPEANIIKLPNISASVPQLKAAIAELQSQGVALPDYPESPSTDEEKDIRARYDSVKGSAVNPVLREGNSDRRAPEAVKSFARKHPHRMGAWDSSSKTSVATMDADDFRHNEQSVVIEAGGELSIVHVGADGSETVLKQSIPVLDGEVVDSTVMRAEALDAFLRAQVAAAKEQGVLFSLHMKATMMKVSDPIIFGHAVRAFFPTLFAEHGEQLKAAGLSPDNGLGGILSGLDELDAEVKQSVEQAVQKDLADGPALAMVNSDKGISNLHVPSDVIIDASMPAMIRTSGHMWGPDGEEADTLAVIPDSSYAGVYDVVVEDCKVNGAFDPTTMGTVPNVGLMAQKAEEYGSHDKTFEISSPGTVEVRDASGAVVMSHEVAAGDIFRACQAKDAPIRDWVQLAVRRSRLSGMPAVFWLDPERAHDRNLIAKVEEYLAAEDTEGLDIRILSPIEATRFTLERVRRGEDTISVTGNVLRDYLTDLFPIMELGTSAKMLSVVPLMNGGGLFETGAGGSAPKHVQQLVEENYLRWDSLGEFLALAESLRHLSRTASNARAEVLADALDRATATLLEEGKSPQRRLGSIDNRGSHFYLAMYWAQELAKQTEDQELAEAFGPIAQELTEGEEKIAAELLSVQGSPADIGGYYRPDPEKSARVMRPSATFNAILDEIARAL, from the coding sequence ATGGCGCGCATCATCTACACCCACACCGACGAGGCACCGATGCTGGCCACTGCATCGTTCCTGCCGATCCTCGAGGCGTTCTCCACCACCGCCGGGATCGACGTCACCACCCGCGACATCTCGCTGGCCGGCCGCATCCTCGCGGCCTTCACCGATCTGCTGCCCGAGGACCAGCGCGTGGACGACGCCCTGGCCGAGCTGGGCGACCTGGCCAAGACCCCCGAGGCCAACATCATCAAGCTGCCGAACATCTCGGCCTCCGTGCCGCAGCTGAAGGCCGCGATCGCAGAGCTGCAGTCCCAGGGCGTGGCCCTGCCGGACTACCCCGAGTCCCCCTCCACGGACGAGGAGAAGGACATCCGCGCCCGCTACGACTCCGTCAAGGGCTCGGCCGTGAACCCCGTGCTGCGCGAGGGCAACTCGGACCGCCGCGCCCCCGAGGCCGTCAAGAGCTTCGCCCGCAAGCACCCCCACCGGATGGGCGCGTGGGACTCTTCCTCGAAGACGTCCGTGGCCACCATGGACGCCGACGACTTCCGCCACAACGAGCAGTCCGTGGTGATCGAGGCAGGCGGCGAGCTCTCAATCGTGCACGTGGGCGCCGACGGCTCCGAGACCGTCCTGAAGCAGTCGATCCCGGTACTGGACGGCGAGGTCGTGGACTCCACCGTGATGCGGGCCGAGGCACTGGATGCCTTCCTGCGAGCCCAGGTGGCCGCCGCGAAGGAGCAGGGCGTGCTGTTCTCCCTGCACATGAAGGCCACCATGATGAAGGTGTCCGATCCGATCATCTTCGGCCACGCCGTGCGGGCCTTCTTCCCCACCCTGTTCGCCGAGCACGGCGAGCAGCTGAAGGCCGCGGGGCTCTCCCCCGACAACGGCCTGGGCGGCATCCTCTCCGGCCTCGACGAGCTGGACGCCGAGGTCAAGCAGTCCGTCGAGCAGGCGGTCCAGAAGGACCTCGCCGATGGCCCGGCCCTGGCGATGGTCAACTCCGACAAGGGCATCTCGAACCTGCACGTGCCCAGCGACGTCATCATCGACGCCTCCATGCCCGCCATGATCCGCACCTCCGGCCACATGTGGGGCCCGGACGGCGAGGAGGCCGACACCCTCGCGGTGATCCCCGATTCCTCCTACGCCGGTGTGTACGACGTGGTGGTCGAGGACTGCAAGGTCAACGGCGCCTTCGACCCCACCACCATGGGTACCGTGCCGAACGTCGGTCTGATGGCGCAGAAGGCCGAGGAGTACGGCTCCCACGACAAGACCTTCGAGATCTCCTCCCCCGGCACGGTCGAGGTGCGCGACGCCTCCGGTGCGGTGGTGATGAGCCACGAGGTCGCTGCCGGGGACATCTTCCGCGCCTGCCAGGCCAAGGACGCCCCGATCCGCGACTGGGTGCAGCTGGCCGTGCGCCGCTCGCGCCTGTCCGGCATGCCGGCCGTGTTCTGGCTGGACCCGGAGCGCGCCCACGACCGCAACCTGATCGCCAAGGTCGAGGAGTACCTCGCGGCTGAGGACACCGAGGGCCTGGACATCCGGATCCTCTCCCCGATCGAGGCCACCCGGTTCACGCTGGAGCGGGTGCGCCGCGGCGAGGACACCATCTCGGTGACCGGCAACGTGCTGCGCGACTACCTGACCGACCTGTTCCCGATCATGGAGCTGGGCACCAGCGCCAAGATGCTCTCGGTGGTGCCGCTGATGAACGGCGGCGGCCTGTTCGAGACCGGTGCCGGTGGCTCTGCCCCCAAGCACGTCCAGCAGCTGGTGGAGGAGAACTACCTGCGCTGGGACTCCCTCGGCGAGTTCCTGGCGCTGGCCGAGTCCCTGCGCCACCTCTCCCGCACGGCCAGCAACGCGCGCGCCGAGGTGCTCGCCGACGCCCTGGACCGCGCCACCGCCACCCTGCTGGAGGAGGGCAAGTCCCCGCAGCGCAGGCTCGGCAGCATCGACAACCGCGGCAGCCACTTCTACCTGGCGATGTACTGGGCCCAGGAGCTGGCGAAGCAGACCGAGGACCAGGAACTGGCGGAGGCCTTCGGCCCCATCGCCCAGGAGCTCACCGAGGGCGAGGAGAAGATCGCCGCAGAGCTGCTGTCCGTGCAGGGGTCCCCGGCCGACATCGGCGGCTACTACCGTCCCGATCCGGAGAAGTCGGCCCGCGTGATGCGCCCCTCGGCCACGTTCAACGCGATCCTCGACGAGATCGCCCGGGCTCTCTGA
- a CDS encoding amidohydrolase, with the protein MTTFAITHAHVQPVTGPAFDGTVVVQDGTITASGPDVEVPDGAEVIDAGGAWLLPGFIDAHVHLGVHEEGEGWAGNDTNEMTDPVMAAVRAIDAINPVEVGFDDAIAGGVTAVNVNPGSGNPIGGLAVAIRTYGRVVDDMVLREPSGLKAALGENPKRVYGERSATPSTRLGVALTIRKAFAKARDWAAKDPAERESDLVSEALSRVLEREIPWRQHAHRADDIATALRIAEEFGYELVLDHGTESYLIADRIAAAGVPVLYGPLIVSRSKVEVRHRTTRAPGILARAGVKVSIITDHPVVPIDFLVHQAALAVKDGMDPADALRAITLNPAEVLGLGDRLGSIDVGKDADLVLWDGDPLDLRHRTLRVWQAGREVMHRDEDGQPVIAER; encoded by the coding sequence ATGACCACCTTCGCGATCACCCACGCCCATGTCCAGCCCGTCACCGGCCCCGCCTTTGACGGCACCGTCGTGGTCCAGGACGGCACCATCACCGCTTCCGGCCCCGATGTCGAGGTGCCTGACGGCGCCGAGGTGATCGATGCCGGGGGTGCCTGGCTGCTGCCCGGTTTCATCGACGCGCACGTGCACCTCGGCGTGCACGAGGAGGGCGAGGGCTGGGCCGGCAACGACACCAACGAGATGACCGACCCGGTGATGGCTGCCGTGCGAGCGATCGATGCCATCAACCCGGTGGAGGTGGGCTTCGACGACGCCATCGCCGGAGGCGTGACGGCGGTGAACGTGAACCCCGGATCGGGCAACCCCATCGGCGGCCTCGCGGTGGCGATCCGCACCTACGGCCGCGTGGTGGACGACATGGTGCTGCGCGAGCCCTCCGGGCTGAAGGCGGCCCTCGGTGAGAACCCCAAGCGGGTGTACGGCGAGCGCTCGGCCACACCCTCGACCCGCCTGGGTGTGGCGCTGACGATCCGGAAGGCCTTCGCGAAGGCCCGGGACTGGGCGGCCAAGGACCCTGCAGAGCGCGAGAGCGACCTGGTCTCGGAGGCCCTTTCCCGGGTGCTGGAACGCGAGATCCCCTGGCGCCAGCACGCCCACCGGGCCGACGACATCGCCACCGCCCTGCGCATCGCCGAGGAGTTCGGCTATGAGCTCGTGCTGGACCACGGCACCGAGTCCTACTTGATCGCCGACCGCATCGCCGCAGCCGGGGTACCGGTGCTGTACGGGCCGCTGATCGTGTCCCGCTCCAAGGTGGAGGTGCGCCACCGCACCACCCGCGCCCCCGGCATCCTGGCCCGCGCGGGGGTGAAGGTCTCTATCATCACCGACCACCCGGTGGTGCCGATCGACTTCCTGGTGCACCAGGCCGCGCTCGCCGTGAAGGACGGCATGGACCCCGCCGACGCGCTCCGCGCGATCACCCTGAACCCCGCCGAGGTGCTGGGCCTGGGCGACCGGCTCGGCTCGATCGACGTGGGCAAGGACGCGGACCTGGTGCTGTGGGACGGAGACCCGCTGGACCTGCGCCACCGCACCCTGCGGGTGTGGCAGGCAGGCCGCGAGGTCATGCACCGCGATGAGGACGGCCAGCCGGTCATCGCCGAGCGCTGA
- a CDS encoding polyphosphate kinase 2 family protein, with product MTENRDDAPLHADAPRGVRIPVGWTGSVTEIDPRSTPGFDGDKKAGKQRLRELDDQLDDLQERLFADGRAGAADRSVLLVLQGMDTSGKGGIIRHVVGAMDPQGVDITAFKAPTDEEKKHDFLWRIRPHVPRPGQIGVFDRSHYEDVLIHRVHGWADEDEIQRRYGAIEAFERELVARGTVVVKVMLHISYAEQGERLMERLERPDKHWKFNPGDVDERAYWPAYMEAYDRALAATSTEQAPWHVIPADRKWYARIAVQQLLLDALRTIDPQWPAADFDVEEQIARLRATME from the coding sequence ATGACTGAGAACCGTGATGACGCGCCCCTGCACGCCGATGCCCCGCGCGGGGTGAGGATCCCCGTCGGCTGGACCGGCTCGGTGACCGAGATCGACCCCCGGTCCACCCCGGGCTTCGACGGGGACAAGAAGGCCGGGAAGCAGCGCCTGCGGGAACTGGACGACCAGCTCGACGACCTCCAGGAGCGGCTGTTCGCCGACGGCCGCGCCGGGGCGGCCGATCGCAGCGTGCTGCTGGTGCTGCAGGGCATGGACACCTCCGGCAAGGGCGGCATCATCCGCCACGTGGTGGGTGCGATGGATCCCCAGGGCGTGGACATCACCGCCTTCAAGGCACCCACCGATGAGGAGAAGAAGCACGACTTCCTGTGGCGCATCCGCCCGCACGTCCCGCGCCCGGGTCAGATCGGGGTCTTCGACCGCTCCCACTACGAGGACGTGCTGATCCACCGGGTGCACGGCTGGGCCGATGAGGACGAGATCCAGCGCCGCTACGGGGCGATCGAGGCGTTCGAGCGGGAGCTGGTGGCCCGCGGCACCGTGGTGGTGAAGGTGATGCTGCACATCTCCTACGCCGAGCAGGGCGAGCGGTTGATGGAGCGCCTGGAGCGGCCCGACAAGCACTGGAAGTTCAACCCCGGTGACGTGGACGAGCGCGCCTACTGGCCCGCCTACATGGAGGCCTACGACAGGGCCCTGGCCGCCACCTCCACCGAGCAGGCGCCCTGGCACGTGATCCCAGCCGACCGCAAGTGGTACGCCCGCATCGCCGTCCAGCAGCTGCTGCTGGACGCCCTGCGGACGATCGACCCCCAGTGGCCGGCAGCGGACTTCGACGTCGAGGAGCAGATCGCCCGTCTGCGCGCCACCATGGAGTGA
- a CDS encoding DUF488 domain-containing protein, with translation MTTSRTRPRIVLGRVRDLLDDDGSDCGEHRVLVDRLWPRGVKKERLALDAWDKDVAPTTELRRAFHGGDLDFAEFRDRYLHELETSEAPAALITPAQEAGAGSIVLVYAAKSAEHNHAQVLQEHLEGLLRH, from the coding sequence ATGACCACCTCGCGCACCCGCCCCAGGATCGTCCTGGGGCGGGTGCGTGATCTTCTGGACGACGACGGATCCGACTGCGGTGAGCACCGCGTCCTGGTGGACCGCCTGTGGCCCCGAGGGGTGAAGAAGGAACGGCTAGCCCTGGATGCCTGGGACAAGGACGTCGCCCCCACCACCGAGCTGCGCCGCGCCTTCCATGGCGGTGACCTCGACTTCGCCGAGTTCCGCGACCGGTACCTCCACGAGCTCGAGACCTCCGAGGCGCCCGCCGCCCTGATCACCCCCGCCCAGGAGGCCGGGGCCGGCAGCATCGTGCTGGTGTATGCGGCCAAGAGCGCCGAACACAACCATGCGCAGGTGCTGCAGGAGCACCTGGAAGGGCTGCTCCGTCACTGA
- a CDS encoding alpha/beta fold hydrolase yields MPVISAPVDGIDLRYDVAGAGPAVVLLHGCVLSRAIWRGLGYLGPLAEHHTVIRVDLRGHGSSGTPHDVEAYTQERFVRDLLAVLDAEQLPRASLLGYSLGARVALSTAVHHPDRVERLVCLGGSASRQHGAVDEVFFPGVIDAVATGGMDAFCSGQGLGPAVEGRRARATRAAFLRADHEAVAALLAATDATAGIDPELLAECEVPALWMAGTEDHPRFEESRQAAAVMPRARFVPLEGRDHGGSLFPPGPVLEHVLPFLQEELAG; encoded by the coding sequence GTGCCCGTGATCAGTGCGCCGGTCGACGGCATCGACCTGCGCTACGACGTCGCGGGCGCGGGGCCCGCCGTGGTGCTGCTGCACGGCTGCGTGCTCAGCCGCGCCATCTGGCGGGGCCTGGGCTACCTGGGGCCGCTCGCCGAGCATCACACGGTGATCCGGGTGGACCTGCGCGGTCACGGCAGTTCGGGCACGCCGCACGATGTGGAGGCGTACACCCAGGAGCGGTTTGTGCGTGATCTGCTGGCCGTGCTGGATGCCGAGCAGCTCCCCCGCGCCTCCCTGCTGGGCTACTCCCTGGGGGCCCGCGTGGCGCTCAGCACCGCCGTGCACCACCCGGACCGGGTGGAGCGCCTGGTGTGCCTGGGCGGCTCCGCCTCCCGCCAGCACGGTGCCGTCGACGAGGTGTTCTTCCCCGGGGTGATCGACGCCGTGGCGACCGGCGGGATGGATGCCTTCTGCTCCGGTCAGGGTCTGGGTCCGGCCGTCGAAGGGCGCCGCGCCCGCGCCACCCGGGCGGCATTCCTGCGGGCCGACCACGAGGCCGTGGCCGCTCTGCTCGCCGCGACCGATGCGACCGCGGGAATCGACCCGGAGCTGCTGGCCGAGTGCGAGGTTCCTGCCCTGTGGATGGCGGGCACCGAGGACCACCCCCGCTTCGAGGAGTCCCGGCAGGCCGCCGCCGTGATGCCCCGGGCTCGGTTCGTGCCTCTGGAGGGGCGGGACCACGGAGGCAGCCTGTTCCCGCCCGGCCCGGTGCTGGAGCACGTGCTGCCGTTCCTGCAGGAAGAGCTGGCGGGCTGA
- a CDS encoding sulfite exporter TauE/SafE family protein, with translation MEPLSLVVLFVMGTLAGAINAAVGSGSLLTLPVLLALGIPPGTAVRTNTIGILFSTIGSVAGYRREIAAQRHELGPLVAVVAVMATLGAVLLLVSPSEALDVVVPVLIVVALLMVVFQKRITRAIRERQARRTAAAAATATGADSTDATSPYRRPAMLGAMGAASVYGGYFTAAQGILYLGVLGALTGRPLGDVNSVKNLASLVVNLAAATVYVIAHLVWGVEIIWIATAAIAVGALLGGYFGAHMAKKLPDGVLRGIIVVVALVALVRQVL, from the coding sequence GTGGAACCCCTCTCTCTCGTGGTGCTGTTCGTGATGGGCACGCTTGCCGGCGCGATCAATGCGGCGGTGGGATCGGGGTCACTGCTCACACTTCCGGTGCTGCTGGCGCTGGGCATCCCGCCGGGCACGGCGGTGCGCACCAACACCATCGGCATCCTGTTCTCCACCATCGGCTCGGTGGCCGGCTACCGGCGCGAGATCGCCGCCCAGCGCCACGAGCTGGGCCCTCTGGTCGCGGTCGTCGCCGTGATGGCCACGCTGGGTGCGGTCCTGCTGCTGGTCTCTCCGTCCGAGGCGCTGGACGTGGTGGTGCCGGTGCTGATCGTGGTGGCCCTGCTGATGGTGGTGTTCCAGAAGCGCATCACCCGTGCGATCCGCGAGCGCCAGGCGCGACGGACCGCCGCAGCCGCCGCGACCGCCACCGGTGCGGATAGCACGGATGCCACGAGCCCCTACCGCCGACCGGCCATGCTGGGTGCGATGGGGGCCGCCTCGGTGTACGGCGGGTACTTCACCGCCGCGCAGGGGATCCTCTACCTCGGTGTGCTCGGCGCGCTCACCGGGCGCCCGTTGGGCGACGTCAACAGCGTGAAGAACCTGGCCAGCCTGGTGGTGAACCTCGCGGCGGCCACCGTCTACGTGATCGCCCACCTGGTGTGGGGGGTGGAGATCATCTGGATCGCGACCGCGGCCATCGCCGTCGGCGCCCTGCTGGGTGGCTACTTCGGTGCGCACATGGCCAAGAAGCTGCCCGACGGGGTGCTGCGAGGGATCATCGTGGTGGTCGCCCTGGTGGCACTGGTGCGCCAGGTCCTCTGA
- the tpx gene encoding thiol peroxidase produces the protein MASITFKNDPVSTVGELPTKGSAAPEFDLVGTDLGPVTSGDLAGKRVVLNIFPSVDTGTCAMSVRRFNELAAGLENTTVVCVSRDLPFAQARFCGAEGIENVVSASAFRSTFGEDYGVTMSDGPLAGLLSRAVVVIDADGTVTYTQQVPEIADEPDYDAALAALN, from the coding sequence ATGGCTTCCATCACCTTCAAGAACGATCCCGTCTCCACCGTCGGCGAGCTGCCCACCAAGGGCTCCGCCGCCCCCGAGTTCGACCTGGTCGGCACCGACCTGGGGCCGGTCACCAGCGGTGACCTGGCCGGCAAGCGGGTGGTGCTGAACATCTTCCCGTCCGTGGACACCGGCACCTGCGCGATGAGCGTGCGCCGCTTCAACGAGCTCGCCGCGGGCCTGGAGAACACCACCGTGGTGTGCGTCTCCCGCGACCTGCCCTTCGCCCAGGCCCGCTTCTGCGGCGCCGAGGGCATCGAGAACGTGGTCAGCGCCTCCGCCTTCCGCTCCACCTTCGGTGAGGACTACGGCGTGACCATGTCCGATGGCCCGCTGGCCGGGCTGCTCTCCCGCGCGGTCGTGGTGATCGACGCCGACGGCACCGTGACGTACACCCAGCAGGTGCCGGAGATCGCGGACGAGCCCGACTACGACGCCGCCCTCGCTGCCCTGAACTGA